From the Halomonas sp. MCCC 1A13316 genome, the window CGCTCCAGCCGGGGAAGCGCAGCCGCTCCGGTTCGACCGTGACCAGATTGATCTCGCGTCCGTCCGCGGTGAACGGCTGTGTCCGGGCGCGTGTCTCGACCACGAACACACCGTGAGGGGTCACGGCCACATGGTCGATGATGTCGGTGTCGGTCGGCACGTCGTGGAATACATGGTAAGGATGCGCCTCGGGGTGCACCAGACGCTCCAGCTCCTGGCCTACGGCTAGCTCGCAAGCCAGCCCCAGCTTGATGCGCCGGATATGCTGAAAGTCACGAATCAGCAAGAAGCAGTAGACCAGTACCAGCACGGTGCTGAGTGCGCCGTAGAGTGCCCATTCGAGCCAGTTCTGCTGGCTGGCGAAGAGCATGCGGCCCATGCCGTACACGAGTGGCGCCAGGGTCACGATGGGCCCCAGTGCGCCGTTGAGGAACAGTGTGGCGAAGGCACGGTCGAGCCGGTCGCGCAGGGCCTGGCCGGGCTCGCGCAGCTGACGAGCGTTGAAAGGCGAGCGAACACGGGCATCATGCAGGTTGCGCAAGGCGGCGACGATGACGGCCATGGCCCCGAGGGGGAACAGGAAGATGAGAGGCAGCAAGTATTCCAGCCAGGCCATCGAGGATTCGTCCTTGCCGGTGAAAGTCACATAAGCATTACATTCTAGACAACCAGAGGCACGCAGGGCCATGTTCACTATGTGCCAATGCGCAGCATCATGACGGATAGACGATGAACGATACACGACAGCCTGCCGTGACAGAAGCCATCGAGCGCCTGCGGGAATTCATCGCTCGGCATACGCGGCTGACCGTACTCACCGGTGCCGGGGTCAGCACCGACAGCGGCATTCCCGACTATCGCGACGCCAGTGGGGCGTGGAAAAGCGCCCCGCCCATGCAGCACCGCCAGTTCATGACCAGTCATGCCGCGCGGCAACGGTACTGGGCCCGCGCACTGGTAGGCTTTCGCACGCTGCATCGGGCACGCCCGGGCGACGCCCACCGGGCCCTGGCCCGGCTGGAGGAAGCCGGGCGCGTCCGCGGCCTCATTACCCAGAACGTCGATGGGTTGCACCAGAAGGCCGGTTCGCGGTGTGTGATCGATCTGCATGGCCGCGCCGAGCAGGTTCGCTGCATGGGGTGCGGCGCCTTGCGCATGCGTCATGACCTGCATGCGGAGCTGGCCGAGCGCAACCCCCTCTGGCTGAATGTAGAAGCCGAGGTGCGCCCCGATGGCGATGCCGATATCGAGACGGACTTCGCCGACTTCGATGTGCCAGGCTGCCGCCGTTGCGGCCAAGGGATCTGGAAGCCCGACGTGGTGTTCTTCGGTGACAGCGTGCCGCGTGAACGAGTGGCGCGGGCGCGGGCCATGGTCGATGAGGCCGAGGCCTTGCTGGTAGTGGGGTCGTCGCTGATGGTCTATTCCGGCTATCGCTTCGCGCACCAGGCCCATGCCAGCGGCAAGCCGATCGCCTGCCTCAACCTGGGGCGCACCCGCGCCGATGCGCTCTACTCGCTCAAGCTCGAGGCGCCGATAGGCGAAGTGCTCGCGACGGCAGTCGCCACCGCTACGCGCGAGGGTCGAGCGGCAGGCTGACCGGCTCTTCTCCAGGAGCCGATATGGCTACCGGCTCGGCGGTCACATGGGTCAGGCTGCCTTGCTGACGTAGCTCGGCCGACAACCGCGGCGAGCTGGCCGCTTCTAGCGTGCGGCGGTCGAAGCGTAGCGTGACCGTCCAGGGCCCGCTTCCGCTCGGAGTGGCGCGGGTTTCCGCCAAGGTGCCTCCGGCATCCCGCAGTTGCACTCGCAGTTCGGCATCCCCGGCAGGCTCCAGCCCGGCTGGTGGCTCGACGTGAGCCTCGAGTTCGGCAAAGTCGGGCGTGCCGGCACAGCCGGCCAATACCAACAGGAATCCGACAGCGATAAGCCACCTGACTGCGGTGGTTTGCGTTGCACTACGTGATAAAGACATGCCCTTTCCTCGTTCAGCCGCCTGCCAGCTTGACGGTATAGCCCAGGCGTTCGAGTTCGGCCTTGAGCAGTTCGCGGTGGTCACCCTGGATCTCGATGATTCCGTCCTGTACCGAGCCACCGGTACCGCAACGCTTCTTGAGTGCCTTGGCCAGTGCCTTGAGCTCCGTACTGGGCAAGGGCACGCCGCTGAGGGTGGTCACGCCCTTGCCCTTGCGACCACTCGTTTCGCGTCGAATGCGCACGATACCGTCGAGCGTGGCGAGGCGCTCCTGCTCGGCCAGCTCGGCGCAGCGGCAATTGTCCTGTGGTTGGCGGCAGTTGGGGCAGATGTCGCCATGTTCGGTGGAATAGACCAGGCCGCGCAGCTGGTCCTGCAGTGAGGCCATAGAAGCTCCTGGCGTTGCTCGTCAATGTGCTGTCGTAATGATAACGCCAGGCGGAGCTTGTGCATACGCGCCTTGGCCACTGCACAGCCGCAGCGATGGGGCGATCAAGGAGTGAAAGAGAAAAGAGGGCGGGAAGGCTCAGCGGGCGTGGGCGACCTGGCGGTTATCCATGGCCCTTGCATGCGCCAGATTCTCGATGACCGTGGGCAGCTGGTACATGCTGCTGATCATGATCGCACCTTCCGGCGTTTCCTCGGCATCGGGATAGCGGTTCAGGTGGATGACCGTCATGCCTGCATCGAGCGCGGCCTTGACTCCCACCAAGGCATCGTCGATGGCAATGCAGTCTTCGGCATCGAAACCCATCAGGTTGGCGGCGTGCAGGTAGAGGCGAGGATCGGGCTTCCAGCACTTGGCGGTATAACCGCTATAGAGATGCGTGCCGAAGAAGTCGGAGAAGCCGATGGCCTTCAAAGAAGTGACGATCTTGTTCTCTGGCCCATTGGAAACCACGCCACACGGGTAGTTTGCCAGCGCCAGGAGGGCTTCGCGGGCTCCCGTGATCGCCGACAGTTCGGTCTCGAGCCGACGATTCAGGTTGCTGCGCATCTCGGTTTCGGTTTCGGCAAGGTGCAGGGGGTCGACGCTACCGTAGCGATCCTCGAGAACCGCCACGATATTGCGAAAGCGGCTACCGCGGAATTCACCGACATAGTCACTGGCCTGGAAGGGTAACCCCAGCCGGGTCAGGCTGGCGGCCATTTCAGCGGCCAGCAGGGGCTCGCTGTCGACCAGCGTGCCATCACAATCGAAAAGTAGGCATAGGGGGCGAATCATACCAATTTTCCTTCGCAGTCCTGTGACTGTCGGAACACCATACTTCTAGTATCGGCATGCGGGCCGTGAAGTTTAGGGCTGCCGCACGTTTGCGAACGCTGTTTCTTAAGTATTGCCCTTAACCGCACCGTGTTCAAGTCTCTGAGCCATTTCTCGTTGCGTTCTCCAACATGGCCGAAAAGGGATCTGCGAAAAATGCTGGCTGAGCTGCCTAGAACAGACCCATGTGTCAGATATCACCACCCCCCAGCCCTTTCGTGGCAGCACTCTGATAAGTTTTCTTTGTTTTTAAAATACTGAATTATATAATTTTTCATTTAATTTTTGGCCTGTTGGCCTGGCTTCTGCAGCCTTCAGGGTGAGGACGACATGTCGGTCGAGACACAGCGTCAACATAGATTGCTATCGTACCGGCATGAACATCGAAGCTTCGGCTTCATGAAAAAACACACGTTCAACTCCACCTGGAGGTGCGAACATGATGTCCAAGGAATTTCTCAAGAAACTCGGCATCGTCGGTATCACGTTTGGCCTGACTGCTAGCCCGCTGGCCTTTGCCGATTTCCATGAAGAAGAGGACGAGCAGGGAGCCGTGCCTCAGGAAACGGCACCGAATGATGAGTTCATGGGTACCGATGATACGGGTACCGGCGCAGAAACGGACGCGGATACCGGCATTGAGGCTGGCGCCGAGACCGGTGACAGCGGCCTGGGTACCGACGCAGGTACTGAAGCGGATATGGGCTCAGGGACCAACTCAGGTACAAGCGGAGCCGGTGCTGGAGCCGGTGTAGACGCTGGTGGCGAAATGGGTACTGATGACACGGGTGCCGGTGCGGGTGCAGATACCGGCATCGAAGCTGGCGCCGAGACCGGTGACAGCGGCCTGGGTACCGATGCCGACACCAACGATGACGAGTGGGAAGTCGAGAACGAAGAGGAAGAGTGGGAAGAGGATCAGGGTGACGACCAGGAATGGTAAGGTTTGATGCCCAAGGAGGGGCAGTCGCTACCAAGGACGATGGCGACCTCATCCTGTAGGTTGATGATTCGTCAACCGCCTCGGAACCGCCCCCGGCCATGCCGGGGGCGGGTCTTTATACAAGTGCTTTATAGCGAGAGGCGCGAGCCGTGAATGCGAACCGTGAATGATCGTTCGCTATTTCTTGGCCGCTGGTCGATCGCCCTCGGCCTCGCCGAGGGCGATTGATTTATCTTAGGGTTTCACCGGCTCGGCCTGCTTCTGCACATCCGTTTCGATGACCTCGCCCTCTGGTGAGATCAAGTACCAGTGGCCGCCCAAATGGTCGAGGCCTTGGCCCAGAGCATCGCCGGGATAGACGTCACGAGCAAAGTAATAAAGTGGCCAGCCGTCATAGGTGACCTGTGCTGAGCCGTCCTCGCGCTCGAAGGTGTCCAGTCGCTCGGCATCGATCTCCTTGCTGGCATTCGGAGACCCCGCAGTCGTATAAGGCGGCCAGGCGATGGCGCAGCTCTCGTCACAGGTGCTGTATCCGCCGCCCTGCTCGTCCTGCATGAAGACATACAGGCTCTTGCCGTCCTGGTTAGTCAGGTAGCGGCCGAAGGGGTCTTTCTCGGCAACCTCGAGGCGAGCCCGGCCCTCGGGGTCCGACCTGGCTTCGAGCTGCTGCTCCGATTCCTCGGGGGCCATGCCCTCGACCTTCTGAGGATTGTCGTCACCGCCGGTTTCGGTGGTTTCCGGCCCGGCGAGGGCGGGAATGGTGAAGAAGGCCACAACCAACAGGTTGCCTGCCAGTGCGTTTGGCTTCATGTCGACGTCTCCTTGTCTAGGTGCCTTCATCACTTTAGGTAGCGTGGCGTGAAAGGCGCAAACTCAGCGTTGGCGGGAGAGCCGCCTTGAATTGGCGCTGCTACGGCGATGATAGGGGGTCATGGTGCGTCGGCTGGTCACCCACCAGGGAGCCGTCTGGCCGAATGCCATCTGGAGCATGGCTTTCTGGACTTCGAAGCTGGTTTCCAAACTGGCCTCGAGCTTCTCGGTCACCATTCGCTGGTTCTCCTTCAGCATCCGGACGCTGGTGGGAGATTGGGTCTGCCACAGGCCTTGGCGCATGGCGATGGTGGATAGAGAGGTCGACCAGAGCTCAAATGCCATGACGCCAAGGTTCCACACGTCCAGCATGGCGGCAGGCGTTGAGGGTACGAAAGAAGAGTGGGAAGAGTGGGACGGCATCGTGACTCCTTTGCCTAGGATAAGGGATGACTATTCCTGCTGGATTTTAACCTAATAGGTCACTTTATGCTGCGTTGCAATGTAAGCGAGGATCCAATGGCTCGCTGTGATAGGCGCTGTACCGCTGCAGGCAGGTCGCGGGCGTGATGAACCGCTAACGCGCCGGCCGGCGTGGTCTCCTCGGCGGGGAAGCGGTTGAGGTGAATGACCTGCATGCCCGCGGCAAGGCCTGCGGCGGCGTCGTCGATCACCACGCAGCGCTGCGGCGGGTGCCCCATGGCCTCGGCTGCCCTGAGGTAGAGAGCGGGGTCCGGCTTCCATACGCCCAGGCTATAGGCACTGAACAGATTGTCGCCGAAGTGATCCGTAAAACCGACGCACTCCATGGCGCAGCGAATCTTGCGCTCCGGGCCGTTGGACACCACCGCGCGAGGATGTTCATGCAGTGCCAAGAGGGCCTCGGTCATGCCGGCGATGGGCATGAGCCGCTTGCGCATGCGCGCTTCCATCAATTCCCGCATCGACGTTTCCATGGCCTGGCGCTGCGCTTCGTCCAGCCTTCGATGGCGGTCCTCCAGTTCGAGCATGATCGTCAGAAAGCGGACGCCGCGGAACTCTTCCATGTACTGCGCCGCGGTAAAGGGCAGGCCGTAGCGGGGCAGGACGTCGGCCATGACCTCGGCGAGCAGGATTTCACTATCGACCAGGGCCCCGTCGGAATCGAAGAGCAGGCAGAGCGGAGCGGACATATAGATTCCTCGATAGTAGCACCACGTCGCTGTGCCTGGGCGTGATTGTGATGCGGTAGATTGGACGCGTCGACGGTCAGTTGCGTTGCTGCCCGGCGGCTTCGTTGACCAGGCTGATCGGCCGCTTGCCATCGAGTGCGAGCGTGATGTTATCCACCGCTCGCTGGGCCATGGCGTCGCGGGTTTCGTGGGTGGCCGAACCGATGTGCGGCAGGGCGACCACGTTGGGCATGTGCGGCAGCGGCGACTCCGGCGAGAGCGGCTCCTGCTCGAACACGTCGAGCCCGGCGGCGTGGATTTCGCCGTTCTCCAGCGCGCCGATCAGCGCCGCCTCGTCGACCACCTTGCCGCGGGCGATGTTGACGAAGATCGCCGAGCGCTTCATCAGGCCGAACTCGCGCTTGCCGATCAGGTGGGTCGTTTCGGCCGACAGCGGCACGGTGACACAGACGAAGTCGCTCCGGGCCAGCAGCTCCTCCAGCTCGCAGCGAACGGCGCCCAGCTCCCGCTCCAGCTCGGGCTTGGGCGAGGCGTTGGAATAGAGCACCTGCATGCCGAAGCCCAGCGCGCCGCGGCGAGCCACGGCGGCGCCGATGCGGCCCAGGCCGATCATGCCCAGGGTTTTGCCGTGCACGTCGCTGCCGAAGTGGGCCTCGCCGATGCTCTCCTGCCAGTCGCCGCGCTTGACGAAATCGGCCAGCTCGATGGCGCGCCTGGCCGTGGCCATGATCAACAGGAAGCCGGTATCGGCAGTGGTCTCGGTGAGCACGTCGGGGGTATTGCACAGCAGGATGCCGCGCCGGGTCAGTTCCTCGACGGGGTAGTTGTCGTAACCCACCGAGATGCTGGCGATGGCCTCGAGGTGCGGTGCCTGGTCGAGCAGCTCGGGCGTGATGGCGAGGCTCGAGCCGACGATGCCGTGGGCCTGGCTCAGCGCTTGCCGAAAGCCGGTGTCGTAGGTGTTCTTCAGCGCTTCGAAATAATCGACGTGGAAACGCTGCCTGAGCTGGTCGAGATGCGTCGGCTTGAGGCGGCTATAGGCAACGATGCGTTTTGTCATTGTTTCGCTCCGGGTTGGTCTGGCGGTTAAGGCAAGTCTGGCAGGTCGTGTTCGAGCTCGGCCAGGCGCGTGCGGCTCGGCAGGCCCTCCATATCGCCCTGCACTTGTACGGCCTCGGCGCCGATCAGGTTGCCGCGGCGTGCGGCGGCCTGGGGCGAGCGGCCATCGAGCAGAGCGCTGATCACGCCCACGGCGAAGCCGTCGCCGGCACCCACGGTGTCCACCACTCGCTCGACGGGAAAGCCCGGCACGGTGGCTTCGGTCTCGCAGCCGCCCAGCACGCCGCGGTAATAGGCGCCCTCCGGCCCGAGCTTGAGAAACACGGCCCGGGCGCCGCGCTCGAGATAGAAGGCGGCGATGTCGCGAGGCGTGTCGAGCCCGGTCAGCAGGCGTCCCTCGGCCAGGCCCGGTAGCACCCAGTCGGCCTTGGCCGCCAGCGCGTTGAGCGTATCGCGCATCTCTGCCTCGCTGGGCCACAGGGTAGGGCGCAGGTTGGGGTCGAAGGAGATACTTCCGCCCTGTGCGTGGACCCGGTCGAGCATGTGCAGGGTCAGTTCGCGGCAACTGGTGGAAAGCGCCGGAGGAATGCCGGTGGCGTGCAGGTGGCGGGCGGCGGCGAAGTCCACCTGGGCGGCATCCTGCGGGGACATGTGGCTGGCCGCACTGCCGCGGCGGAAGTACGCCACCCTGGGGTCGGCGCCGCCCTCGGCGCGCTCCTTGAACACCAGGCCGGTGGTGTGGGCGGCATCCGCCATCAGATAGCGGCAATCGAGCCCCTCGGCCTCGAGCGTCCGGCGGATAAAGTTGCCGAACCCGTCGCTGCCGACGCGGCTGAGCCAGCCGACGCGAAAGCCGAGCCGGGCCAGGCCGATGGCGACGTTGGTATCGGCGCCGGCGATACCGCGCCGGAAGCACTCCACGTCCTCCATCGCGCCGGGTGTCTCGGCCACGAACAGGGCCATGGCTTCACCGAAGGCGAGAATTTCCGGTGCAAGTGTGTCGTCGTTCATGGCGTCTCCTGATCGTTGTCAGTGCCTGGCAGGCGGGTCGAGCCGCGGGCGATCAGCGTCGGCGGGAACAGGGTGCGGCGGGGCGGCAATGTGGTTCCGCTGTCGTCGAGCCGCGCCAGCAACTGCTGCACGGCGGCGCGGCCGATGGCCTCGGTGGGCTGCGCCAGGGTGGTGATGCCGGGCGGCACGAGGCCGCACCAGTCGAGCTCGTCGATACCCAGCAGGCCGACCTCGCCCAGGCGAATACCCTGGGCCTGCAGGGCACGGGTAGCGGCAAGGGTGACGTTGCCGTTGGCGCATAGCACGGCGGCGGGATGCCCGGCTCGGGCAAGAAACGCCTCGATGATGGCACTTACCGCGGTGCCGTCGAGGGCCGGGTCGTGGCGTTCGCCGTCAAGTGCCGGCTCGCCGGCCAGGCGTTGCTCGAAGCGCTGCCAGCGCTGCTGGCGCGGGCTTGCCAGGCCCACCGGTTGGCTGAGAAAAAGCAGTTGGCGGTAGCCCTGCGCGCGCAGGTGATCGATGGCCATGTCGACGGCAAGCTCGTTGTCGAGCCCGACCCTGTCCGCTTCGAGCTCCTCCAGCCAGCGGTCGAGGAGCACCAGCGGCAAGCCCTGCCCGACCAGATCCTGCAACTCGTGCGCAGGGCTACCGGCGGCATTGACCACCAGCCCCTCGACCCGATAGGAGGCGAACAGGGCCAGGTGGGTGCGCTCTTGGGTGGGGTCGTTGTCGGTATTGGCCACCAGCAGCGAAAAGCCGCGCTCGCGGCAGGCCTTTTCGACACCGTGCATCACCGCCACCGAATAGGGGTTGCGAATGTCCGCCACCAGCATGCCGAGCAGCCGCGAGCGGCCGCCCTTGAGGCCGCGGGCCATCTGGTTGGGGCGGTAGCCGAGCTGGCGTGCAGCCTCGCTGATGCGACGCTGCAGGGCCGGCGAGAGCCGCTCGCGCTCGCCGCTGAAATAACGCGACACGCTGGTCTTGGAAGCGTCGGCTACGCGAGCCACCTCGAGGATCGTGGCATGTCGTGAGGGTCGAGCTGGCATGGTGTATCTCTGAATGGGAACGTTCCCATCCTAGGTTGTGAACACAGCGACAGCAAGGCAAGCGAGCAAAAGAGGACCCACAGGAGAAGAGCCAGGCCGGAATCGAGAGCCCAGGCGGTAGGGCGGTAGTAAGGGCGGCTCACTGGCCGCCCTGGGGGCTTCTTGCAGTCGTTTACTTCACCTTGGGGTCGAGCTCGCCGCGGGCATAGCGCTCGAACATCGCCTCGAGGCTGATCGGCTTGATGCGGCTGGCGTTGCCGGCGGTGCCGAAGGCTTCGTAGCGGGCGATACAGATCTCGCGCATGGCGGTCACGGTTTCCTTGAGGAACTTGCGCGGGTCGAACTCGCTGGGGTTTTGGGCCAGGAAACGACGCACTGCGCCAGTGGAGGCCAGGCGCAGGTCGGTGTCGATGTTGACCTTGCGCACGCCATGCTTGATGCCCTCGACGATCTCCTCGACCGGCACGCCGTAAGTCTCGGGGATCTCGCCGCCGAACTCGTTGATGACGGCGAGCCACTCCTGGGGCACCGAGGAGGAGCCGTGCATCACCAGGTGGGTGTCGGGGATGCGGGCGTGGATCTCCTT encodes:
- a CDS encoding HAD family hydrolase is translated as MIRPLCLLFDCDGTLVDSEPLLAAEMAASLTRLGLPFQASDYVGEFRGSRFRNIVAVLEDRYGSVDPLHLAETETEMRSNLNRRLETELSAITGAREALLALANYPCGVVSNGPENKIVTSLKAIGFSDFFGTHLYSGYTAKCWKPDPRLYLHAANLMGFDAEDCIAIDDALVGVKAALDAGMTVIHLNRYPDAEETPEGAIMISSMYQLPTVIENLAHARAMDNRQVAHAR
- a CDS encoding COG4315 family predicted lipoprotein, whose amino-acid sequence is MKPNALAGNLLVVAFFTIPALAGPETTETGGDDNPQKVEGMAPEESEQQLEARSDPEGRARLEVAEKDPFGRYLTNQDGKSLYVFMQDEQGGGYSTCDESCAIAWPPYTTAGSPNASKEIDAERLDTFEREDGSAQVTYDGWPLYYFARDVYPGDALGQGLDHLGGHWYLISPEGEVIETDVQKQAEPVKP
- a CDS encoding LacI family DNA-binding transcriptional regulator; the encoded protein is MPARPSRHATILEVARVADASKTSVSRYFSGERERLSPALQRRISEAARQLGYRPNQMARGLKGGRSRLLGMLVADIRNPYSVAVMHGVEKACRERGFSLLVANTDNDPTQERTHLALFASYRVEGLVVNAAGSPAHELQDLVGQGLPLVLLDRWLEELEADRVGLDNELAVDMAIDHLRAQGYRQLLFLSQPVGLASPRQQRWQRFEQRLAGEPALDGERHDPALDGTAVSAIIEAFLARAGHPAAVLCANGNVTLAATRALQAQGIRLGEVGLLGIDELDWCGLVPPGITTLAQPTEAIGRAAVQQLLARLDDSGTTLPPRRTLFPPTLIARGSTRLPGTDNDQETP
- a CDS encoding translation initiation factor Sui1, which gives rise to MASLQDQLRGLVYSTEHGDICPNCRQPQDNCRCAELAEQERLATLDGIVRIRRETSGRKGKGVTTLSGVPLPSTELKALAKALKKRCGTGGSVQDGIIEIQGDHRELLKAELERLGYTVKLAGG
- a CDS encoding nuclease-related domain-containing protein, coding for MAWLEYLLPLIFLFPLGAMAVIVAALRNLHDARVRSPFNARQLREPGQALRDRLDRAFATLFLNGALGPIVTLAPLVYGMGRMLFASQQNWLEWALYGALSTVLVLVYCFLLIRDFQHIRRIKLGLACELAVGQELERLVHPEAHPYHVFHDVPTDTDIIDHVAVTPHGVFVVETRARTQPFTADGREINLVTVEPERLRFPGWSERRPLVKALHASRWLASWLEQHCGQPVPVQGVLALPGWDIACAGTPDGLMVVSGEELSSQLSERHLGQLDGALHDKVIAALIERSAELDENPTLNEPSI
- a CDS encoding 2-hydroxyacid dehydrogenase gives rise to the protein MTKRIVAYSRLKPTHLDQLRQRFHVDYFEALKNTYDTGFRQALSQAHGIVGSSLAITPELLDQAPHLEAIASISVGYDNYPVEELTRRGILLCNTPDVLTETTADTGFLLIMATARRAIELADFVKRGDWQESIGEAHFGSDVHGKTLGMIGLGRIGAAVARRGALGFGMQVLYSNASPKPELERELGAVRCELEELLARSDFVCVTVPLSAETTHLIGKREFGLMKRSAIFVNIARGKVVDEAALIGALENGEIHAAGLDVFEQEPLSPESPLPHMPNVVALPHIGSATHETRDAMAQRAVDNITLALDGKRPISLVNEAAGQQRN
- a CDS encoding HAD family hydrolase produces the protein MSAPLCLLFDSDGALVDSEILLAEVMADVLPRYGLPFTAAQYMEEFRGVRFLTIMLELEDRHRRLDEAQRQAMETSMRELMEARMRKRLMPIAGMTEALLALHEHPRAVVSNGPERKIRCAMECVGFTDHFGDNLFSAYSLGVWKPDPALYLRAAEAMGHPPQRCVVIDDAAAGLAAGMQVIHLNRFPAEETTPAGALAVHHARDLPAAVQRLSQRAIGSSLTLQRSIK
- a CDS encoding sugar kinase → MNDDTLAPEILAFGEAMALFVAETPGAMEDVECFRRGIAGADTNVAIGLARLGFRVGWLSRVGSDGFGNFIRRTLEAEGLDCRYLMADAAHTTGLVFKERAEGGADPRVAYFRRGSAASHMSPQDAAQVDFAAARHLHATGIPPALSTSCRELTLHMLDRVHAQGGSISFDPNLRPTLWPSEAEMRDTLNALAAKADWVLPGLAEGRLLTGLDTPRDIAAFYLERGARAVFLKLGPEGAYYRGVLGGCETEATVPGFPVERVVDTVGAGDGFAVGVISALLDGRSPQAAARRGNLIGAEAVQVQGDMEGLPSRTRLAELEHDLPDLP
- a CDS encoding NAD-dependent protein deacetylase produces the protein MNDTRQPAVTEAIERLREFIARHTRLTVLTGAGVSTDSGIPDYRDASGAWKSAPPMQHRQFMTSHAARQRYWARALVGFRTLHRARPGDAHRALARLEEAGRVRGLITQNVDGLHQKAGSRCVIDLHGRAEQVRCMGCGALRMRHDLHAELAERNPLWLNVEAEVRPDGDADIETDFADFDVPGCRRCGQGIWKPDVVFFGDSVPRERVARARAMVDEAEALLVVGSSLMVYSGYRFAHQAHASGKPIACLNLGRTRADALYSLKLEAPIGEVLATAVATATREGRAAG
- a CDS encoding YbaY family lipoprotein, with product MSLSRSATQTTAVRWLIAVGFLLVLAGCAGTPDFAELEAHVEPPAGLEPAGDAELRVQLRDAGGTLAETRATPSGSGPWTVTLRFDRRTLEAASSPRLSAELRQQGSLTHVTAEPVAISAPGEEPVSLPLDPRA